The Flaviramulus sp. BrNp1-15 genome has a window encoding:
- a CDS encoding DUF6695 family protein: MSSTGIILTLAYPDTIVMVSEEWFSPYLRYLGVGKKNYLRAGHAALVLINKENGVLEYHDFGRYITPEPSGRVRGRDTDNELHFPLKAEIENDQIKNLDAILEFLGTHPKLTHGDGKLVASVCNAVDYQKARTHITMMQNKHFIRYAAFIKDACNCARFVTDSLIASVTDKRIKKKLENSKWFTPSTVGNVVLADTEDYVFEVSEAGQISKFEGSQQSENIRCFLDKLKDHEPTFVGTLHPKPVDDLHEKAQWLSGIAAGAWFELHKVGHDVEYHFKRISPYGNIDIHEKFVVDDDSFDYDLEFEFIHYSNCKFFHVKQNERVYRFERVG, encoded by the coding sequence ATGAGTAGTACAGGTATTATTTTAACATTAGCGTACCCAGATACTATTGTTATGGTTTCTGAAGAATGGTTTTCTCCATATTTACGTTATTTAGGCGTTGGTAAAAAGAATTATTTACGCGCAGGACATGCAGCATTGGTTTTAATTAATAAGGAAAACGGTGTTTTAGAGTATCACGATTTTGGTCGTTACATCACGCCCGAACCTTCTGGAAGAGTTAGAGGAAGAGATACTGATAACGAATTACACTTTCCGTTAAAAGCCGAAATAGAAAACGACCAGATTAAAAACCTTGATGCTATTCTGGAATTTCTTGGAACACACCCAAAACTTACTCATGGCGATGGAAAATTAGTAGCATCAGTTTGTAATGCGGTAGATTACCAAAAAGCCAGAACACATATTACAATGATGCAAAACAAGCATTTTATTCGTTATGCGGCATTTATAAAGGATGCTTGTAATTGTGCGCGTTTTGTAACCGATAGTTTGATTGCTTCTGTAACAGATAAAAGGATTAAAAAGAAACTTGAAAACTCTAAATGGTTTACACCAAGTACAGTTGGTAATGTGGTTTTAGCTGATACTGAAGATTATGTTTTTGAAGTATCTGAAGCTGGACAAATATCAAAATTTGAAGGCTCTCAACAAAGTGAAAACATCCGTTGTTTTTTAGATAAGTTAAAAGACCATGAGCCAACTTTTGTGGGAACACTACATCCTAAACCAGTTGATGATTTGCATGAAAAAGCACAATGGTTATCTGGCATTGCAGCAGGAGCGTGGTTTGAGTTGCATAAAGTAGGGCATGATGTAGAGTATCATTTTAAGCGTATTTCGCCTTACGGAAATATTGATATTCATGAAAAGTTTGTTGTTGATGACGATTCGTTTGATTACGATTTAGAATTTGAGTTTATACACTACTCCAACTGCAAATTTTTTCATGTAAAGCAGAATGAACGTGTTTATAGGTTTGAGAGAGTTGGGTGA
- a CDS encoding NRDE family protein produces the protein MCTVTIIPKAENNFVLTSNRDEAPNRISLAPDFYQVENTKLLFPKDELSGGTWIGVSDKNRLVCVLNGAFECHVRKAEYRKSRGVVAKDFMVSENVITTIETYSLMDIEPFTMVIADWNSTLQFYELVWDGNQKHISELPLEPKIWSSSTLYNPTMKKERLQWFESFKAENNLSAQSLLKFHKESGNGNEDYGVIMNRGFVKTTSITQVEKQNDAIAMHYEGLQNKTISNKTFYIPQIINE, from the coding sequence ATGTGTACGGTTACAATTATTCCTAAAGCGGAAAATAATTTTGTGTTAACATCTAATAGAGATGAAGCGCCAAATAGAATATCGCTTGCTCCAGATTTTTATCAGGTAGAAAACACCAAACTGCTGTTTCCAAAAGATGAACTCTCTGGTGGTACTTGGATTGGGGTTAGTGATAAAAACAGATTGGTTTGTGTGCTTAATGGCGCTTTTGAATGCCATGTTAGAAAAGCAGAATATAGAAAGAGTAGAGGTGTTGTTGCCAAAGATTTTATGGTTTCTGAAAATGTTATTACAACCATTGAAACCTATAGTTTAATGGATATAGAACCGTTTACAATGGTAATTGCAGATTGGAATTCTACATTGCAATTCTATGAATTGGTTTGGGATGGTAACCAAAAACATATTTCAGAATTACCTTTGGAGCCAAAAATTTGGTCGTCATCAACACTTTATAATCCGACTATGAAAAAAGAACGATTACAATGGTTTGAAAGCTTTAAAGCCGAAAATAATTTAAGTGCACAGTCTTTATTAAAATTCCATAAAGAATCCGGTAATGGTAATGAAGATTATGGTGTTATAATGAATCGTGGTTTTGTAAAAACCACAAGCATCACACAAGTTGAAAAACAAAATGACGCTATAGCTATGCATTACGAAGGTCTTCAAAACAAAACAATTTCAAACAAAACATTCTACATTCCTCAAATAATTAATGAGTAG